From Triticum aestivum cultivar Chinese Spring chromosome 4A, IWGSC CS RefSeq v2.1, whole genome shotgun sequence, a single genomic window includes:
- the LOC123086784 gene encoding shewanella-like protein phosphatase 2, with product MAPASPDVPACAGLPAAVSAFADAFVDFSVSGIFFPTNPPPPPPPAPTTFLPSPSRLVAIGDLHGDLPKSLTALRLAGLLPPANSPGSSASSTSWSAGPTLAVQLGDILDRGGDELRLLYFLRRLSISAAAQGGALLPILGNHEVMNVSGDFRFVTPQGLQEFSGWAGWYRAGLAIKRRCGGLEQPKNPFLGVPKAFPGIKREFWDGIRSRLAALRPDGPIARRFLADLPTVLVVGDSVFVHGGLLEANVEYGLERINAEVSDWIRGEHGNNARAPEYVCGRDAVVWLRRFSEGFNCDCQRLQGVLGMIPGAKRMVMGHTIQSEGINAVCGAQAVRVDVGLSRGCGNGLPEVLEINGGGSDVRVITTDPTEAWQYRKQKPEKSATALEKKGEVKDGLALLVRESHVLKGVEAKA from the coding sequence ATGGCCCCCGCATCCCCCGACGTCCCCGCTTGCGCCGgcctccccgccgccgtctccgccttcGCCGACGCCTTCGTCGACTTCTCCGTCTCCGGCATCTTCTTCCCCACCaacccgcctcctccgccgccccccGCGCCCACCACCTTCCTCCCCTCCCCATCCCGCCTCGTCGCCATCGGCGACCTCCACGGCGACCTCCCCAAGTCCCTCACCGCCCTCCGCCTCGCCGGCCTCCTGCCTCCCGCCAACAGCCCCGGCTCCAGCGCCAGCTCCACCTCCTGGTCCGCTGGCCCCACCCTCGCCGTCCAGCTCGGCGACATCCTGGatcgcggcggcgacgagctccgcctcCTCTACTTCCTCCGTCGCCTCAGCATCTCCGCCGCCGCGCAGGGCGGCGCGCTCCTGCCCATCCTCGGCAACCACGAGGTCATGAACGTGTCCGGCGACTTTCGCTTCGTCACGCCGCAGGGCCTGCAGGAGTTCTCCGGCTGGGCCGGCTGGTACCGCGCTGGCCTCGCCATTAAGCGCCGCTGTGGCGGGCTCGAGCAGCCCAAGAACCCCTTCCTCGGCGTCCCCAAGGCCTTCCCCGGCATCAAGCGGGAGTTTTGGGACGGCATCCGATCCCGCCTCGCCGCGCTCCGCCCGGACGGCCCCATCGCGCGGAGGTTCTTGGCTGATCTCCCCACCGTCCTTGTAGTCGGCGACTCGGTGTTCGTCCATGGTGGCCTTCTTGAGGCCAATGTCGAGTATGGCCTGGAGCGGATCAATGCCGAGGTCAGCGACTGGATCCGGGGTGAGCATGGCAACAATGCCAGGGCGCCAGAGTATGTGTGCGGCCGAGACGCCGTTGTGTGGCTCAGGAGGTTCTCTGAAGGCTTCAATTGCGACTGCCAGAGGCTTCAGGGCGTTCTTGGGATGATCCCTGGAGCAAAGAGGATGGTAATGGGGCACACGATACAGAGCGAGGGAATCAATGCAGTTTGTGGGGCACAGGCCGTCAGGGTGGATGTTGGTTTGTCGAGGGGGTGTGGTAATGGGCTGCCGGAGGTGCTGGAGATCAATGGTGGTGGATCAGATGTGAGGGTGATCACAACAGATCCAACAGAGGCCTGGCAGTACCGGAAGCAGAAGCCGGAGAAATCTGCCACGGCATTGGAGAAGAAAGGGGAGGTAAAGGATGGACTTGCATTGTTGGTAAGGGAGAGCCATGTACTGAAAGGTGTAGAAGCTAAGGCTTAG